Proteins co-encoded in one Ruegeria sp. YS9 genomic window:
- a CDS encoding ammonium transporter, which yields MNLMKSLIPAAAIAALPQMGLAQEAAGETAQHTQYILTSLLFLVGGFLVFWMAAGFAMLEAGLVRSKNVAMQLVKNMGLFSFAAIMYWLVGFNLMYPGDGWTITGILGAFSPTSLEPVGLADTETALDYASVGSDFFFQLMFCATTASIVSGTMAERVKLWPFFFFVIVLTGIIYPIEASWQWGGGWLSEMGFSDFAGSTLVHAAGGFAALAGAIVLGPRIGKYNKEGKVVPIPGSNLALATLGTFILWLGWFGFNGGSQLAMGTIGDMADISRIFANTNMAAAAGAVAALILTQVMYGKVDLTMVLNGALAGLVSITAEPLAPSLFQALIIGAIGGVIVVLTVPMLDRMKIDDVVGAIPVHLIAGFWGTFIVAWTNGDASFVTQIIGFAAIGLFVFIVSFILFSVLKATVGLRVGEEEEINGLDMGELGMEAYPEFSKG from the coding sequence ATGAACCTGATGAAATCTCTCATCCCTGCCGCCGCGATTGCCGCGCTGCCGCAGATGGGCCTGGCGCAAGAGGCCGCAGGCGAGACCGCACAGCATACGCAATACATCCTGACTTCGCTGTTGTTTCTGGTCGGCGGTTTTCTGGTATTCTGGATGGCCGCGGGCTTTGCCATGCTCGAGGCCGGTCTGGTGCGTTCGAAAAACGTGGCCATGCAGTTGGTCAAGAACATGGGCCTGTTTTCCTTTGCGGCCATCATGTACTGGCTGGTCGGTTTCAACCTGATGTACCCCGGTGATGGCTGGACCATCACAGGCATTCTGGGCGCGTTCTCGCCAACGTCGCTCGAGCCGGTTGGTTTGGCCGACACCGAAACCGCGCTGGATTATGCGTCGGTCGGTTCAGACTTCTTTTTCCAACTGATGTTCTGCGCCACCACCGCGTCCATCGTGTCGGGCACCATGGCCGAACGCGTCAAACTGTGGCCCTTCTTCTTCTTCGTGATCGTCCTGACGGGCATCATCTACCCGATCGAAGCGTCCTGGCAGTGGGGTGGCGGCTGGTTGTCCGAGATGGGCTTCAGCGACTTCGCCGGCTCGACCCTGGTGCATGCCGCAGGTGGTTTCGCAGCTCTGGCCGGTGCCATCGTCCTGGGCCCGCGTATCGGCAAGTACAACAAAGAAGGCAAGGTTGTTCCGATCCCCGGTTCAAACCTGGCGCTGGCAACCTTGGGGACGTTCATCCTGTGGTTGGGTTGGTTCGGTTTCAACGGCGGCTCGCAGCTGGCAATGGGAACCATCGGTGACATGGCCGATATCAGCCGTATCTTCGCCAACACCAACATGGCCGCTGCCGCCGGTGCCGTCGCCGCCCTGATCCTGACGCAGGTGATGTACGGCAAGGTCGACCTGACCATGGTTCTGAACGGCGCGCTGGCCGGGCTGGTGTCAATCACCGCTGAACCACTGGCACCGTCGCTGTTTCAGGCACTGATCATTGGCGCAATCGGCGGTGTGATCGTTGTCCTGACCGTTCCGATGCTGGACCGCATGAAGATCGATGACGTGGTCGGTGCGATCCCGGTTCACCTGATCGCAGGCTTCTGGGGCACCTTCATCGTGGCATGGACCAACGGTGATGCATCCTTCGTGACCCAGATCATCGGCTTCGCGGCCATCGGTCTCTTCGTTTTCATAGTCAGCTTCATTCTCTTCTCGGTCCTCAAGGCTACGGTCGGCCTGCGGGTCGGCGAG
- a CDS encoding P-II family nitrogen regulator, whose protein sequence is MKLIIATIKPFKLEEVREALTEAGVRGMMVTEIKGFGSQSGHTEIYRGAEYAVNFVPKIKLEIVVPAAMTDQIVETITKTAKTGKIGDGKIFVLDVEQALRVRTGETNEDAL, encoded by the coding sequence GTGAAACTGATCATTGCGACAATCAAGCCGTTCAAGCTGGAGGAGGTGCGCGAGGCACTGACCGAGGCCGGCGTGCGCGGCATGATGGTGACCGAGATCAAGGGCTTCGGCTCGCAATCCGGCCACACCGAAATCTATCGGGGGGCCGAATACGCGGTGAACTTCGTGCCCAAGATCAAGCTGGAAATCGTGGTGCCCGCCGCGATGACCGACCAGATCGTCGAGACCATCACCAAAACCGCCAAGACCGGCAAGATCGGCGACGGCAAGATTTTCGTCCTCGATGTCGAGCAGGCGCTGCGCGTGCGGACCGGGGAAACCAACGAGGACGCGCTGTAA